The DNA window GATGAAAGCGATTTGAATGCGGCAGTTGAGGCCTTCAAAAAGCATTTTTCTAAAAGTGTTGAACCGAGTGATTATTCTGCCCCGACAGCTAAAGAAGGAGCTGATAAATAATGGCCAGCCTTCAGGATATTCGTCGTCGAATTGATTCGACGAAAAAAACCAGCCAGATCACTAGTGCCATGCAAATGGTCAGCTCTAGCAAGCTTGCGCAAATACAAAAGCATACTTCTGGATATCTTGATTATGCCAATCATGTCGAGGCGATCGTGGCACATTTGGCGTTTGCCCATTTGCTTGATAAACAAAATGGTGATGCAATTCCGTTTTTGACTCAGCGGCCCATTCAGACGACGGCTATCTTGGTTATCACGTCTGATCGTGGTTTAGTTGGTGGATATAATAATCAGGTTTTAAAACAAACAGATCTGCTGATGCAAGAACAAAAATTAACTAAAGACAATACGGTAATTTTTGCGATTGGTGGCAAGGGCGCTGACTATTACGTTAAAAAAGGCTATACAATTGCTTTTGAAGATCGAGACGTGACTGATGTTCCTAGGTTCTGGGAAGTTTCTGAACTCGTTAAAGAAATTACGAAACAATATGCGGCCCATAAGTTCGATGCCTTGGAATTGGTGTTCAACCATTTTGTTAACCGTTTGCAAAATCAGGTTTTGAATCAACAAGTTTTGCCGATTCGAGCTGAAAATTTCAAACGTGATAATAATGGTAATTTGTTGGCAGACAAATATAAAGACCAGCCGATATCATATGAATTCGAACCAGCACCGGAAAGCTTGCTTAAAGCCGTGCTTCCTCAATTTGCTCAATCGCTTTTATATGGTGCGATTCTGGATGCTAAAACGGCAGAACACGCTGCATCTGCTAATGCTATGCAAGCAGCAACAGATAATGCGAGAGATTTGATTTCTAGACTTGAATTGAAATATAATCGAGCTAGACAAGCGGCTATCACGACAGAAATTACAGAAATTACTGGTGGTATGGCTGCATTGCAGTAGAAAGGAGAAATAGATGGCAGAAAAAAAAATAACAAAAACTACTCGCAAAACAAGTAGTTCAAAGTCCACTAAGACGACGGCCTCTGTTTCGAATGAGAAGAATTTGGCGCAGGGCAGTGTGATTCAGATCATTGGACCAGTTGTCGATGTCCAATTCCCGGATGGCGTAAAATTGCCGAATATCAATAATGCCTTAAAGGTCCAAAAAACCGATGGGTCCGAGCTAACGATCGAAGTTTCAATTGATTTAGGCGATAATGTTGTTCGGACGATCGCAATGGATTCTACGGATGGCTTGACCCGTGGCATGACAGTTTTGGATACTGGTGCAGCAATTAAGGTACCTGTTGGTGAAAAAACCTTAGGACGTGTCTTCAACGTTTTAGGCGAGCCAGTTGATGAGGGCGAACCGATTGCGGCAAGCATTCCGCGTCACCCAATTCATCGTCAAGCACCTAAATATGATGAGTTAACCACTTCGGCCGAGGTGTTAGAAACAGGTATCAAAGTTATTGATTTGCTTGAACCTTATCTTCGTGGCGGCAAAACCGGCTTGTTTGGTGGTGCCGGCGTTGGCAAGACAGTTCTTATTCAGGAATTAATTCATAACATCGCTCAGGGTCATAATGGAATTTCTGTTTTCACAGGTGTTGGAGAACGCACTCGTGAAGGAAATGACATGTATTATGAAATGAAGGCAAGCGGCGTTTTGAAGAATACCGCTATGGTGTATGGGCAGATGAACGAGCCGCCTGGAGCTCGTATGCGTGTTGCTCTAACGGGACTAACAATGGCTGAAGATTTTCGTGATCAAGAAGGCAAAGATGTTCTTTTGTTCATTGATAATATTTTCAGATTTACGCAAGCTGGTTCAGAAGTTTCTGCTTTGTTGGGTCGTATTCCATCAGCTGTTGGCTACCAGCCAACATTAGCAACAGAAATGGGTCAGCTGCAGGAGCGTATCACATCAACTAAAAAGGGATCTGTTACTTCGATTCAAGCTGTTTATGTGCCGGCTGATGATTATACTGATCCGGCTCCGGCAACCACGTTTGCTCATTTGGATGCTACAACCAACCTTGAGCGTTCATTGACACAACAAGGTATTTATCCAGCTGTCGATCCGCTTGAATCAACTTCGAGTGCCTTGACTCCTGATATTGTTGGTACTGAACATTACGAAGTCGCAACAGAAGTCCAACACGTTTTACAACGTTATAAAGAATTGCAGGATATTATTTCGATTCTAGGGATGGATGAATTGTCCGATGAAGAAAAGACGATCGTCAATCGCGCTCGTCGTATCCAATTCTTCTTGAGCCAGCCATTCTCAGTGGCTGAGCAGTTTACTGGTGTACCTGGACAATATGTGCCGGTCGCTGATACTGTTCGCGGCTTTAAGGAAATTCTTGATGGCAAACATGATGATCTTCCTGAAGAAGCATTCAGAAATGTCGGTTCGATCGAACAGGCTGTTGAAAAAGCTAAGAAAATGGCGTGATTAGACTATGGCAGATGACTTTCCCACAACTAAAAATAAGTTTACGGCCAATATCGTAACTCCAGATGGGACTGTATATGATGAGAAAGATATCAGTTTGGCTGTTCTGGATACACCGGTTGGCGAATTAGGCATTATGGCGAACCATATTCCCGCTGTGGTGGCATTAAAAATTTCTCAAATGCGGATCCATCGTGGTGATCATGAGGATCTCTACACAGTTAATGGTGGATTCGCTGAATTCAGTGGCAATGTTTTGACTGTTGTTGCTGACTCTGCTGAAAATTCCCGGGATATCGATGTTAGTCGTGCCCAAGCTGCTGAGGAGCGTGCGAAGACTCGGGCTAGTAATGCAAAAACTTCCGATGAGAGAGCTAGAGCTCAAGTTGCCTTGGCACGAGCGATTAACCGAATTAATACTTCTAAGATTCGATAATAAATTCTGATAAAGACGCAGTTCGCTGCGTCTTTTTTGTATACAATCAGAAGCATGCAAAGTTTATTTCAGTTTTTGTTTACCTTAATTTGTGTTTACATGGCTTTTTGGAGTTTACAAAATGTTGAGTTTGAGAAATTTATCGTCAAAGACGCGCAAAGACAGATCCAATTATTACGGGCTTTTTTAGCAATTATTGTGGGTTATTTTGTAGCCAATTTCTTTTTGACGATGGGTAATTTAATCATTAGTTTTAGTGAGAGTTTTCAGCGGTAACACTAATTTGACCGTGCTATAATTGACAACGAGGTTTTATGGCTAAAGATATTGGAATTGATTTAGGAACAGCAAATGTCTTGATTTATGTTGAAGGTCAGGGCATTGCTTTAAACGAGCCTTCAGTTGTTGCGATTGACGCTAAGACTGATCAAGTTTTAGCAATTGGTTCAGATGCGTATAAATGGATAGATCGTGGTAATCAAGATATTCGTGTCGTCCGCCCTTTAAAAGATGGTGTTATTTCTGATTTTGACGCCACCGAAGCGATGCTGACCACTTTTGTCAACCAATTGCGAGTTAAAGGCTGGATGAGTCGACCAAATATCATGATTTGTGCGCCTACAAATATCACTGAAATTGAAAGAAAAGCAATTATCCAAGCAGCTCAGTCTGCAGGTGGCGCAAATGTTTACCTAGAATACGAACCAAAAGTTGCGGCTGTTGGAGCTGGTTTGGATATTTTTGATTTTGTCGGCAGCATGGTTATTGATATTGGCGGCGGTACTTCGGATATTGCTGTCTTATCTGGCGGCGATATCGTTGCCAGCCAGTCTTTGAGGATGGCAGGGGATCAACTTACTCAAGACATCATTCGTTATCTGCGTTTACAGTTTGGCATTTTGATAGGTACACCGATGGCGGAACGCATTAAACAAGAAGTGGGTTCGGCTTTGCAAGTGACTGATCCGATTGAAATGACGATTCGCGGACAGGATTTAAATGATGCTAATTCAGTTAAAGGTTTGCCCAAACAGGTCACGATCGACTCAAATGATATCGAAGAAGCCATGCATGCGACTTTGAATACTATTGTGCGTGCATCTAAAGAAATTTTGGGTGAAATCCAGCCTGGTTTAGCTGGTGATATTATTGATCGCGGTATTATGCTGACTGGTGGTGGTGCATTACTGGGCTCTAAAGTTAAAGGCGGTGGTATTGATGCATTGCTGCAGCAGGAATTGCATGTGCCTGTTAATATCTCCGATTCACCGCTAGATAATGTTGCAAAGGGTGCTGGTACTTTACTGGAGTATGCAAAACGAGAGCGGCATAATGCACATCAGATTTTAGGCATTGGCAATCCAGCGTACAAGAAGAAACTAGATCAAGAAACCCAAATCGAATCCAATAATATTCATATTAATAAAATAGAAAAGTGATCAATTTAATGTCTAACCGAGAAAAAAATTATCAAGTTGAATTAGTTAAAGAAGGCGATGCTCTTAGTGTTCAAATTGCCGGTGAAACAGTTGGCAAGGTTACTCAAAAAGAGGAGCTTTTTTTAGCGAGGAATTCTTGGGATAATTTTCTTGGTGAATTTAAGAAACAAGATCAGGCTATTATGGCTGTCATTTCTAATTTTAACTTGCGGCAAGCATAAACGATGCAGAATCCTGGTTTAAAAAACAGAGGTACTACCTTTAAATGGCGTGACGATTCGCAAATTGATTGGCCTATTATTTTTATCGTTCTGTCCCTAATGGCAATTGGCTTTGTCGCTTTGTATCTAGCGGTTCAAGCTGATTCCAGTGCCTCGCCGCTTCGTGCGTTGATTTCGCAATCTTTTTGGTGGATCTTTGGTTGGGGAATTGCGATTGTTTTAATGCATTTGGATGCTCAGCAGCTTTTTAGATTGGCGCCGATCACATATGCATTTGGTATTTTTTTATTGATCTTTGTTCTTTTTGCCTATAACAGAGCTTTATTCGATAGTAATGGCGGCAAGTCCTGGCTAGCCTTTGGCGGCTTTACTTTTCAACCGTCAGAGGTGATGAAGCCGGCCTTGATATTAATGCTGTCCAGAGTTGTTTATTCGCACAACCAAAAATATGCCGAACATGTTCTAACTTCGGATTTTATTTTGATCGGGAAAATGCTGCTGGTAACTTTCCCTGTCATTGTGCTGATGCTCTTGCAGCATGATTTTGGTTCGATGCTGGTCTTTGTCGCAATTTTTGCGGGTATTTTCTTGGTATCTGGTATCTTGAGCCGGATCCTGGTTCCAATTGGTGCGACATTTGCAGCGATCGCAGGACTGGCTATTTTTGCCGTTACCACAACAATTGGCAGAAATTTTTTGGCAAACATTGGCTTTCAGGCTTATCAGTTCGCTCGTGTGGATGACTGGCTAGATCCTGGCAGTAATGACACAACTAAATCGGGTTACCAACTATATCAATCAATTAAAGCGATCGGATCAGGTCGAATATTTGGGAGAGGCTTGAGTAATATTAGTGTTTACGTGCCAGTTCGAGAATCTGATATGATTTTTTCCGTTATTGGTGAAGGATTGGGCTTTGTTGGTGGCTTTGTGTTGATCATGCTTTATTTTCTTTTGATTTACAGCATGATCAGGCGTGTGTTTGATACGAAAAGCTCGTTTTATGCTTATGTTGTTTCTGGCGTTGTGTTAATGCTATTGTTCCATGTTTTTGAAAATATTGGCATGAGCATTGATTTAGTGCCGTTGACCGGCATACCATTGCCTTTTATTAGCCAAGGCGGCTCTTCTTTACTTGCTAATATGATTGGCATCGGCTTGGCCCTTAGTATGCAGTATCACAACTTTACGAGTGAGTTCGCCAAAAAGGAGACCAATTTTAAATAATGGATGACCAGATCACTTTAGTGAAAGAGACTGTTTCCGAAGCAAGAAAAAAATTAGCGGCTGGGCACATCTATCAGTCCCTAAACAGCCAATTGGAAAATTTAGTTGGACGTTTGTCTAAACGATCAAAAACTATTGTTAAACCGATCGATGGCGGCGATGCAACTTTAGCCTTGATTCAGAAAACATCTGAAAAATTTATTCAGGTCAAAAAAGTTTTATTAACTGATGACCAATTATTTGAAATATTGAGACAGCTCGCTTCAACGAATCCAGTTTATCGTGATCGTGGCGCTTTTTATTTTTTAGCCAATTTGATATCTAATAAAGCACTTAGTCGAGAACAAATGCGATGGATAGCCAACTATTTGGTCGCTGATGATCGACTTTTCAGCCATATATTAGAGCCTATCAATGATGCTGTTTTTCAGCGCTCTTTTTCGTTGCTGCTTTTGAGTCAGCTTTTAACTGCTGACAATCAATTGAATTTTATTGATGATCAATTGCTGGGCCGAATTATTGATCAAACAGCTGCTTATGCCTTGCTTGAACAGGACGGAAGAGGTTTTGTCGGAGAAAAAGGCTGGGCACATGCTTTTACGAATATTGGTAATGTTTGGGACCTGCTTTGCAGCAACCCGAAAGTCAAAAGGTCGGACAAAATTTTGCTATTAGCGACCCAATTAGTGGGCTATCACAATTGTCCGATACCTTTTGTTGCAGGAGAAGACTCACGTGTTGCAGCTTATTTGGCTAATATTACTAATTTGAACGAAATTTATGAAGACTATTTTCTACGCGTCTTAAAGTTTTGGCACCAAGGTCTGACGGCCCAGATGACCGTAGCTACAGAAGCTGGCTGGAACAAAATCTATAATCGTAATCGTTTGCTGCAAAGCTTGTTGCTCCAAAAAGACAGTTTTCCTACATCAATTGTCGATTATATCGAGAGTACTAGGGATTACCTGAACTAATTGACAAGTCGCCGCATATATGAGATTGTTAAGGTTCTAGGTTTTCTTTTTTTATTTTAAATAGGAGCGAATATGGCAGAAAAAATACGCATCGGTCTTTTTTTTGGTGGCAATTCGTCAGAACATGGCGTCAGCAAGCGTTCAGCTAAAAATTATTATGATGTCTTAGATCCTGATAAATACGATGTTTTCCCAGTTTTGATTTCTAAAAAAGGAATGATGATCGCCACTGGTATTTCCAAACGAATTCTTCTTGGCGAAGATGAAGATAAGCTATTAGCGAAATTGCCAGCTAATGACGGTGGCATTTTAGTTTCAATTGATGCATTGAGAGATTTAAAACTTGATCTCTTATTTCCCGCAGTGCATGGAAATTTGGGCGAGGATGGCACATTAGCAGGTCTCTTCCGTTTATTGCAAATTCCTTTTATCGGTGCCGGGCTAAGGTCACATGCAATCAGCTTTGATAAGGTCATCACGAAAGAATTAATGACGGTTAATGGCATTAGAAATACAAGTTACATAGTTATTTTTCATAGTGATACTGAAAAACCGAAGTGGGAGTCCGTGAGCAAAAAACTAGGATCTACAGTCTTTGTTAAAGCAGCTAATCAAGGTTCTTCTGTTGGTATTTCACGCGTTGACAGTGCGGAAAGTTACGCAAAAGCCTTGCAGGATTCTTTTCAGTATGACGAAAAGGTGCTGGTGGAAGCAGCTGTTGAAAATCCTACCGAATTAGAAATTGGCCTATTGGGCAATGATCGCATTATAACCAGCCCGATCGGCGCACATTGGGCGCCTGGCCAAGTGCATGGTGCCGGCTGGTTTGATTACAAGA is part of the Oenococcus sicerae genome and encodes:
- a CDS encoding F0F1 ATP synthase subunit epsilon, encoding MADDFPTTKNKFTANIVTPDGTVYDEKDISLAVLDTPVGELGIMANHIPAVVALKISQMRIHRGDHEDLYTVNGGFAEFSGNVLTVVADSAENSRDIDVSRAQAAEERAKTRASNAKTSDERARAQVALARAINRINTSKIR
- a CDS encoding DUF2969 family protein; translated protein: MSNREKNYQVELVKEGDALSVQIAGETVGKVTQKEELFLARNSWDNFLGEFKKQDQAIMAVISNFNLRQA
- a CDS encoding DUF1146 domain-containing protein, which codes for MQSLFQFLFTLICVYMAFWSLQNVEFEKFIVKDAQRQIQLLRAFLAIIVGYFVANFFLTMGNLIISFSESFQR
- a CDS encoding D-alanine--D-alanine ligase family protein; protein product: MAEKIRIGLFFGGNSSEHGVSKRSAKNYYDVLDPDKYDVFPVLISKKGMMIATGISKRILLGEDEDKLLAKLPANDGGILVSIDALRDLKLDLLFPAVHGNLGEDGTLAGLFRLLQIPFIGAGLRSHAISFDKVITKELMTVNGIRNTSYIVIFHSDTEKPKWESVSKKLGSTVFVKAANQGSSVGISRVDSAESYAKALQDSFQYDEKVLVEAAVENPTELEIGLLGNDRIITSPIGAHWAPGQVHGAGWFDYKNKFVDNSKMKYQIPAQIGDDKSQELREMAIKAYRVLGIKGLARIDFLMSDNGEIFLSEPNTLPGNTNMSLFPILFESAGMSRQQQVEKMIELAFDEFKRQQKISYSFKELGSEKLGQFDIKK
- a CDS encoding FtsW/RodA/SpoVE family cell cycle protein, which encodes MQNPGLKNRGTTFKWRDDSQIDWPIIFIVLSLMAIGFVALYLAVQADSSASPLRALISQSFWWIFGWGIAIVLMHLDAQQLFRLAPITYAFGIFLLIFVLFAYNRALFDSNGGKSWLAFGGFTFQPSEVMKPALILMLSRVVYSHNQKYAEHVLTSDFILIGKMLLVTFPVIVLMLLQHDFGSMLVFVAIFAGIFLVSGILSRILVPIGATFAAIAGLAIFAVTTTIGRNFLANIGFQAYQFARVDDWLDPGSNDTTKSGYQLYQSIKAIGSGRIFGRGLSNISVYVPVRESDMIFSVIGEGLGFVGGFVLIMLYFLLIYSMIRRVFDTKSSFYAYVVSGVVLMLLFHVFENIGMSIDLVPLTGIPLPFISQGGSSLLANMIGIGLALSMQYHNFTSEFAKKETNFK
- the atpG gene encoding ATP synthase F1 subunit gamma, giving the protein MASLQDIRRRIDSTKKTSQITSAMQMVSSSKLAQIQKHTSGYLDYANHVEAIVAHLAFAHLLDKQNGDAIPFLTQRPIQTTAILVITSDRGLVGGYNNQVLKQTDLLMQEQKLTKDNTVIFAIGGKGADYYVKKGYTIAFEDRDVTDVPRFWEVSELVKEITKQYAAHKFDALELVFNHFVNRLQNQVLNQQVLPIRAENFKRDNNGNLLADKYKDQPISYEFEPAPESLLKAVLPQFAQSLLYGAILDAKTAEHAASANAMQAATDNARDLISRLELKYNRARQAAITTEITEITGGMAALQ
- a CDS encoding DUF2785 domain-containing protein — encoded protein: MMDDQITLVKETVSEARKKLAAGHIYQSLNSQLENLVGRLSKRSKTIVKPIDGGDATLALIQKTSEKFIQVKKVLLTDDQLFEILRQLASTNPVYRDRGAFYFLANLISNKALSREQMRWIANYLVADDRLFSHILEPINDAVFQRSFSLLLLSQLLTADNQLNFIDDQLLGRIIDQTAAYALLEQDGRGFVGEKGWAHAFTNIGNVWDLLCSNPKVKRSDKILLLATQLVGYHNCPIPFVAGEDSRVAAYLANITNLNEIYEDYFLRVLKFWHQGLTAQMTVATEAGWNKIYNRNRLLQSLLLQKDSFPTSIVDYIESTRDYLN
- the atpD gene encoding F0F1 ATP synthase subunit beta, encoding MAQGSVIQIIGPVVDVQFPDGVKLPNINNALKVQKTDGSELTIEVSIDLGDNVVRTIAMDSTDGLTRGMTVLDTGAAIKVPVGEKTLGRVFNVLGEPVDEGEPIAASIPRHPIHRQAPKYDELTTSAEVLETGIKVIDLLEPYLRGGKTGLFGGAGVGKTVLIQELIHNIAQGHNGISVFTGVGERTREGNDMYYEMKASGVLKNTAMVYGQMNEPPGARMRVALTGLTMAEDFRDQEGKDVLLFIDNIFRFTQAGSEVSALLGRIPSAVGYQPTLATEMGQLQERITSTKKGSVTSIQAVYVPADDYTDPAPATTFAHLDATTNLERSLTQQGIYPAVDPLESTSSALTPDIVGTEHYEVATEVQHVLQRYKELQDIISILGMDELSDEEKTIVNRARRIQFFLSQPFSVAEQFTGVPGQYVPVADTVRGFKEILDGKHDDLPEEAFRNVGSIEQAVEKAKKMA
- a CDS encoding rod shape-determining protein; amino-acid sequence: MAKDIGIDLGTANVLIYVEGQGIALNEPSVVAIDAKTDQVLAIGSDAYKWIDRGNQDIRVVRPLKDGVISDFDATEAMLTTFVNQLRVKGWMSRPNIMICAPTNITEIERKAIIQAAQSAGGANVYLEYEPKVAAVGAGLDIFDFVGSMVIDIGGGTSDIAVLSGGDIVASQSLRMAGDQLTQDIIRYLRLQFGILIGTPMAERIKQEVGSALQVTDPIEMTIRGQDLNDANSVKGLPKQVTIDSNDIEEAMHATLNTIVRASKEILGEIQPGLAGDIIDRGIMLTGGGALLGSKVKGGGIDALLQQELHVPVNISDSPLDNVAKGAGTLLEYAKRERHNAHQILGIGNPAYKKKLDQETQIESNNIHINKIEK